One Drosophila virilis strain 15010-1051.87 chromosome 5, Dvir_AGI_RSII-ME, whole genome shotgun sequence DNA window includes the following coding sequences:
- the Nup188 gene encoding nucleoporin Nup188 — protein sequence MPAVEKCVIYDWKRLWQMVSGIHYETPRSTVGEELLNVCSELQAGVLQFKPKSASNVQLAVLLKEKKQEKLLPFTERLQELLNLESAQCWEILCYYLTKEYRGSASLLTQLISTETNMAKLLEDIRHYYSLERMIVLKILKNVLVFYNVPNHPYHNEYRLVVEKLTLPRLLDSYLDQLDSLINELPPRKLLAGEGFHCTDRLTSWSERNARETNEVLHILLLLSEHINLSLAQIKRLFATIKQHSFGRIQNYLNESNQYHKELIKNLTYSELMLLIKCLDFERPGDNAQLILQLTEELHADIGGMHHRPEHGPLLLVWMLLRLRGTNDADDASSLLRCRQLGKRAVELKCFELLHAIATHAMFADDSLLSRIVRKTIYNQLCYMCDLFDGDGSCARYEGIYELLCELLSWPQLAKDFCQREEDGVRSLYNTLLENFPLQFIDLAKLAQALTKAGQGNFIKSQLETLPMLALLYDEQAHKVKELDTNEYELTSILQPFPRIDYTLPAGTSCTAVQHANGFYMHFRCQVNFFNALHHEINCLLRDKAQLHGDFDSNERILRVEAGLKYLELAVQRTKSIEGISSEMVHPTEMCIDLLSKFKSVQCPPTRLLAICLNVCTALLPLVDEEIFSRVSHLDILPTISNQSAHDYKLCASAVYFESRFLGSVIDNVEKKHERYDFLLAYLSFLRTYTKLKRQRYLQVEIPGLVFLLRDIFPHLHTWHFKSQLEKNKIYFEVLSFICDLFDIVGSSSSSEPKCEQRQLLLNVCVYSLLNLDNGLILLRFVGVGNAFVQYTMELETNWMQQQPHGLMMLVRLSMRILMQVLCLKSHVYAPDTLSPLEALIYTQPKQRDTLRIIPTVCSYMSNIFDRWLPIVSCRLLKRIALEFNMSLLACLDMEADQIRLTFMQKLPDELESDSIKIAILELVDACIAKQPGVTEAFFKVNYAHDKRSFFGKECAPSIGDSIVTYMKEFLDALEAEPLTIQQTLPGKIMNIFHSLWKHNLQMLVDELLKQPNFWKKLCSPLFAKPSAQPQVRVYTQLINIVSIEIYSTGNSEKAELREVMQKFFEHDCFQQWLDYVFDMPKVPALTGSSEELPDWICCLQSFKDLIVILLKKQPKFLSIPDAQFKLLAQKCLTVLVDRANYLDDMRPFIMLAELYIFILLQFKQAYTSSGEEEQQLMEQLQQLMSRICSCYEDLHVRAKEACLAIITKCAHLYTNLLVKDSAISLRFLNSVVSIICSELQNMEKSVNVNQLAPVQPISEDSNAMVSTNSLVLCLNLLKAAATIFNTDGPGNWDLPFVSVRLFQRLLHCVSYTLPMHSKQLLSVQLLDVLIVFAKSNCSSEFLHCDVGEHLWLKLLPPRELLQSKYEFNKPTSDVWTMEQWWPIYARGIELVNIIYDKHKKCFLQEAIQFVGIHEVYLVDSLLLGKQSLEPAAMQLIKSAISLVASLTEHHKEWAQEHCSSLFNIMNAVQGLMCHATSMFHQQRNLKCLLAGRRSQLEILRNMESIAIDDDIINACNDLTDIIIYCVKAMQKFSPDLLDILCCSYYEPHKWQPILDVKFGAPKLNESSITLTFGMVLNMVTIYVKALNMQSHGFHEVPLNVLPTVELGEVTDNVASGDTNRSQRSFTHSVSTASCPSSELLSNLDGQLCLVALEHLLMLVASQSIYVIRSPDLEPRWKQIVRRDISSELLSFHEFVRRKVIVDYRDSRCQWVRRKHGLLKFKHPDAARSSNATTSSQRGNTDLARRTSSTTNELRVNVVRRLHLQQHQHQHQASNLEMTRMLSPIGASNPTGGHHMAASTPAQPGSTDLTETPRAAHTDSRKRLYTAEPLAIEVQYLPLSTEPGYCELSQVQLVEEDYLQLMSALFGVIPQSE from the exons ATGCCTGCCGTCGAAAAGTGTGTCAT ATACGACTGGAAGCGCCTGTGGCAGATGGTCTCCGGCATACATTATGAGACTCCCAGGAGCACAGTAGGCGAGGAGCTGCTGAATGTGTGCTCCGAGCTGCAAGCGGGCGTGCTGCAGTTCAAGCCGAAGAGCGCCTCCAATGTTCAGCTGGCCGTGCTGCTAAAGGAGAAAAAGCAGGAGAAGCTGCTGCCCTTCACAGAGCGCTTGCAGGAGCTGCTCAATCTGGAGTCGGCTCAGTGCTGGGAGATCCTATGCTACTACCTGACCAAGGAATATCGCGGCTCGGCCAGCCTGCTGACACAGCTCATCTCTACTGAAACTAACATGGCCAAGCTGCTGGAGGACATCAGGCACTATTATTCGCTGGAGCGCATGATTGTGCTGAAGAttctgaagaacgtgctgGTCTTTTACAATGTGCCCAATCATCCCTATCACAACGAGTACAGGCTGGTCGTGGAGAAGCTAACGCTGCCCCGTCTTCTGGACTCCTATCTGGATCAGCTGGACAGCCTGATCAATGAGCTGCCGCCGCGCAAACTGCTCGCGGGCGAGGGTTTCCACTGCACCGACAGACTGACCAGCTGGTCTGAACGCAATGCGCGCGAGACCAACGAGGTGCTGCACATACTTCTCTTGCTCAGCGAGCACATAAACCTGAGCCTGGCCCAGATTAAGCGTCTGTTCGCTACCATAAAGCAGCACTCCTTTGGCCGCATACAAAACTACCTTAACGAGAGCAACCAGTACCACAAGGAGCTGATCAAAAATCTCACCTACTCTGAGCTGATGTTGCTTATAAAGTGCCTCGACTTTGAACGGCCTGGCGACAACGCCCAGCTTATTTTACAGCTCACCGAAGAGCTGCACGCGGACATAGGTGGCATGCATCATAGGCCAGAGCACGGCCCACTGCTGCTCGTCTGGATGCTGCTGCGTCTGCGCGGCACCAACGATGCCGACGACGCCTCCAGTCTGCTGCGTTGCCGCCAGCTGGGCAAACGCGCCGTCGAGCTCAAGTGTTTTGAGCTGCTGCATGCCATTGCGACGCATGCGATGTTTGCGGACGATAGCCTCCTGTCACGCATTGTTCGCAAGACCATCTATAATCAGCTGTGCTACATGTGCGATCTGTTCGATGGCGACGGCAGCTGTGCTCGCTACGAGGGCATCTATGAGCTACTCTGCGAGCTGCTCTCCTGGCCGCAGTTGGCCAAGGATTTCTGCCAGCGCGAAG AAGACGGCGTGCGCTCGCTGTACAACACATTGCTGGAGAACTTTCCGCTGCAGTTCATCGACTTGGCCAAGCTGGCCCAGGCACTCACCAAGGCGGGCCAAGGCAACTTT ATTAAAAGCCAGCTAGAGACGCTGCCCATGCTGGCGCTCTTGTACGACGAGCAGGCGCACAAGGTCAAGGAGCTGGACACGAATGAATATGAGCTGACGAGCATATTGCAGCCCTTTCCGCGCATCGATTACACACTGCCCGCCGGCACTAGCTGCACCGCAGTGCAGCATGCCAATGgcttttatatgcattttcGGTGCCAGGTGAATTTCTTCAATGCACTGCATCACGAGATCAACTGCCTGCTGAGGGATAAGGCACAGCTGCATGGCGATTTTGACTCCAATGAGCGCATCCTGCGCGTGGAAGCGGGTCTCAAGTATCTGGAGCTGGCCGTGCAACGCACCAAATCGATAGAGGGTATTAGCTCGGAGATGGTGCACCCAACCGAGATGTGCATCGATTTGCTGAGCAAGTTCAAGAGCGTACAGTGCCCGCCCACACGCCTGCTGGCCATCTGCCTGAACGTTTGCAcggcgctgctgccgctggtggATGAGGAGATCTTCAGCCGTGTCAGCCATCTAGATATATTGCCCACCATCAGCAATCAGTCAGCGCACGATTACAAGCTCTGCGCCAGCGCCGTTTACTTCGAGTCGCGCTTCCTCGGCTCTGTCATAGACAACGTGGAGAAGAAGCACGAACGCTACGACTTCCTGCTGGCCTATCTTAGCTTCCTGCGCACCTATACGAAGCTGAAGCGCCAGCGCTATCTGCAGGTTGAAATACCTGGTCTGGTCTTTCTGCTGCGCGACATCTTTCCGCATCTGCACACCTGGCACTTCAAGTCGCAGCTGGAGAAGAACAAGATCTACTTCGAGGTGCTCAGCTTCATCTGCGATCTCTTCGATATtgtcggcagcagcagtagcagcgaGCCCAAGTGCGagcagcgccagctgctgcttaaTGTGTGCGTCTACTCGCTCTTGAATCTGGACAATGGCCTGATCTTATTGAG ATTTGTGGGCGTAGGCAATGCCTTTGTGCAGTACACAATGGAGCTGGAGACCAACtggatgcagcagcagccgcacgGACTCATGATGCTTGTGCGTCTGTCCATGCGCATACTCATGCAGGTGCTGTGTCTGAAAAGCCACGTCTATGCGCCGGACACGCTTTCGCCGCTGGAGGCGCTCATCTATACGCAGCCCAAGCAGCGGGACACACTGCGCATTATACCCACCGTGTGCAGCTATATGAGCAACATATTCGATCGCTGGCTGCCGATTGTTTCGTGCCGGCTGCTGAAGCGCATTGCGCTGGAGTTTAACATGTCGCTGCTGGCCTGCCTGGACATGGAGGCGGATCAGATACGGCTGACCTTTATGCAAAAGCTGCCTGACGAGCTGGAGAGCGATTCGATTAAGATAGCCATACTGGAGCTGGTGGATGCCTGCATAGCCAAGCAGCCGGGCGTTACGGAGGCCTTCTTCAAGGTCAACTATGCGCATGACAAACGCTCTTTCTTCGGTAAGGAGTGCGCACCTAGCATTGGCGACAGCATCGTCACCTACATGAAGGAGTTTCTCGATGCGCTCGAGGCCGAGCCGCTGACCATACAGCAGACGCTGCCTGGCAAGATCATGAACATCTTTCACTCGCTGTGGAAGCACAATCTCCAGATGCTGGTCGATGAGCTGCTTAAGCAGCCGAACTTCTGGAAGAAACTCTGCAGTCCGCTCTTCGCAAAACCGAGCGCCCAGCCGCAAGTGCGGGTCTACACGCAGCTAATAAATATTGTCTCCATCGAGATCTACAGCACGGGCAACAGCGAGAAGGCCGAACTGCGCGAAGTCATGCAGAAGTTCTTTGAGCACGACTGTTTCCAGCAATGGCTTGACTATGTCTTCGATATGCCAAAGGTGCCGGCTTTGACCGGCTCCAGCGAGGAGCTGCCCGACTGGATTTGTTGCCTGCAATCGTTCAAGGATCTGATTGTTATATTGCTGAAGAAGCAGCCAAAGTTCTTGAGCATACCGGATGCACAGTTCAAGCTGCTGGCCCAGAAATGTCTGACCGTGCTGGTCGATCGAGCCAACTACTTGGACGATATGCGTCCGTTTATTATGCTCGCCGAGCTCTACATATTCATATTGCTGCAGTTCAAGCAGGCCTACACGAGCAGCGgcgaggaggagcagcagctgatggagcagctgcagcagctcatgAGCCGCATTTGCTCCTGCTACGAGGATTTGCATGTGCGTGCCAAGGAAGCCTGCCTGGCCATCATAACCAAGTGTGCGCATCTCTACACGAATCTCCTGGTCAAGGATTCGGCCATATCGTTGCGCTTTCTCAACTCTGTGGTTAGCATTATCTGCTCGGAGCTGCAGAATATGGAGAAATCGGTGAATGTGAATCAGCTGGCGCCAGTGCAGCCAATTTCCGAGGATTCCAATGCCATGGTATCCACGAATTCGCTGGTCTTGTGCCTCAATCTGCTAAAGGCGGCAGCTACTATTTTCAACACCGATGGACCCGGCAACTGGGATTTGCCGTTTGTCTCGGTACGCCTGTTCCAGCGTCTGCTGCACTGCGTCTCCTACACCCTGCCCATGCACAGCAAACAGCTACTCAGCGTCCAGCTGCTCGACGTACTGATTGTGTTCGCCAAGAGCAACTGTTCCAGCGAGTTTCTGCACTGCGACGTGGGCGAGCATCTGTGGCTCAAGCTGCTGCCGCCACGTGAGCTGCTGCAGTCTAAATACGAGTTTAACAAACCCACCAGCGATGTCTGGACCATGGAACAATGGTGGCCCATCTATGCCCGCGGCATCGAGCTGGTCAACATTATCTATGACAAGCACAAGAAGTGCTTCTTGCAGGAGGCCATCCAATTCGTGGGCATACATGAGGTTTATCTAGTCGACTCGCTGCTGTTGGGCAAGCAATCCCTAGAGCCGGCAGCCATGCAGCTTATCAAGTCGGCCATCTCGCTAGTGGCCAGCTTGACCGAGCATCACAAGGAGTGGGCGCAGGAGCACTGCTCCTCACTGTTCAACATTATG AACGCTGTCCAGGGCCTGATGTGCCATGCTACGTCCATGTTCCATCAGCAGCGCAATTTGAAGTGTCTGCTCGCCGGGCGACGCTCCCAGCTGGAAATACTGCGCAACATGGAGTCGATAGCTATTGACGATGACATAATCAACGCCTGCAACGA CCTCACGGACATCATCATCTACTGTGTCAAGGCAATGCAAAAGTTCAGTCCCGATCTATTGGACATCTTGTGCTGCAGCTACTACGAGCCACACAAATGGCAGCCCATTCTGGATGTTAAGTTTGGTGCGCCCAAGCTGAATGAGAGCAGCATAACTCTGACCTTTGGCATGGTTCTAAACATGGTCACCATCTATGTCAAGGCGCTTAATATG CAAAGCCATGGCTTTCATGAGGTGCCGCTCAATGTGCTGCCCACCGTGGAACTTGGCGAGGTGACGGATAACGTGGCTTCCGGCGATACGAATCGCAGCCAGCGCAGCTTTACACATTCTGTTTCCACGGCCAGCTGCCCCTCCAGCGAGCTGCTGTCCAATCTGGACGGCCAGCTGTGCCTGGTGGCGCTGGAGCATCTGCTAATGCTGGTAGCCTCACAAAGCATTTACGTGATACGTTCGCCGGACCTGGAGCCACGCTGGAAACAAATCGTGCGACGAGACATAAGCAGCGAGTTGCTCAGCTTCCATGAGTTTGTGCGGCGCAAGGTTATTGTGGACTATCGGGACTCGCGCTGTCAGTGGGTGCGGCGCAAGCACGGATTGCTAAAGTTCAAGCATCCGGATGCGGCGCGCTCATCGAATGCCACGACAAGCAGCCAGCGCGGCAACACGGATCTGGCACGGCGCACAAGCAGTACCACGAACGAGCTACGCGTAAATGTGGTACGGCGTCTGCActtgcagcagcatcagcatcagcatcaggcCAGTAATTTGGAGATGACGCGCATGCTCAGCCCCATTGGTGCGTCGAACCCAACTGGTGGCCATCACATGGCGGCATCAACGCCGGCTCAACCAGGCTCAACAGATCTTACGGAAACGCCACGCGCCGCACACACGGACAGCAGAAAGCGTTTATATACGGCAGAGCCTTTGGCCATTGAGGTGCAGTACTTGCCGCTGTCGACGGAGCCCGGATACTGTGAGCTGTCACAGGTGCAGCTGGTTGAGGAGGATTATCTGCAGCTTATGTCTGCGCTCTTTGGCGTTATACCTCAGAGCGAGTAG